A single Cucumis melo cultivar AY chromosome 4, USDA_Cmelo_AY_1.0, whole genome shotgun sequence DNA region contains:
- the LOC103489956 gene encoding protein JINGUBANG-like, translated as MASLNSPDSSPPNISFSINQTRKSTTTSSSAPGHRLFRSISTKEPSFSQFPFTPPHLNNNNCPSLPQSFHNSPTSSPLHPTLAAAAKLSDHLISHRCVSSVLKKDGQILSIAMFNEILYTGSSDSNLVRIWKLPDFTECGQLKTKASMAVALQVSHDKVYAAYSDCKIRVWRRSWDRGLKHSRLATIPATGSYVRSYISGKDKMMKHMGPITSLAINIFDDILYSSSLDKSVKVWRISDFKCIETIQAHSEPINAIIAADDGLLYTASDDATIKVWRRNFSRSDHPPHSLVVTLPANFSPVKTLTLATNSTLLYGGCSDGYLHFWLKGWFSGQLQYGGALQGHTHAIMCLATVGKYVVSGSADSTCRVWARDEVDCQLHTCLAVLIGHRGPVRCVAAFFGSGSEEVVEEGDGGCTICSGSLDGVLKVWRVTCTTNGT; from the exons atgGCCTCTCTAAACTCACCGGATTCCTCTCCTCCAAACATCTCCTTCTCCATTAACCAAACCAGAAAAAGCACCACCACTTCTTCCTCCGCCCCCGGCCACCGACTTTTCCGAAGCATTTCCACCAAAGAACCTTCCTTTTCCCAATTCCCCTTCACTCCTCCTCACCTCAACAATAATAACTGCCCTTCTCTCCCTCAAAGCTTCCACAACTCCCCTACCTCCTCCCCTCTCCACCCGACCCTCGCCGCTGCGGCTAAGCTCTCCGACCACTTGATTTCTCATCGGTGTGTGTCGTCCGTCTTGAAAAAAGACGGACAGATCTTATCCATTGCCATGTTTAATGAAATTTTGTACACTGGGTCGTCTGATAGCAATTTAGTTAGGATTTGGAAGCTGCCGGACTTCACTGAGTGTGGGCAGCTTAAAACAAAGGCTTCCATGGCGGTGGCTTTGCAGGTTTCTCATGATAAAGTTTATGCCGCGTATAGTGATTGTAAGATTCGAGTTTGGCGCCGGAGTTGGGATAGAGGCCTTAAACATTCTCGCCTTGCCACTATTCCGGCCACCGGAAGTTATGTTCGAAGTTACATTTCAGGGAAGGACAAAATG ATGAAGCACATGGGTCCAATAACCTCACTAGCGATCAACATTTTCGACGATATTCTATACTCATCATCACTCGACAAATCCGTAAAAGTTTGGCGAATCTCCGATTTCAAATGTATAGAAACAATCCAAGCTCATTCCGAGCCAATCAACGCCATCATCGCTGCCGACGACGGCCTTCTCTACACCGCCTCCGACGACGCTACCATTAAAGTCTGGCGCCGCAACTTCTCCCGTAGCGATCACCCTCCTCACTCCCTCGTCGTAACCCTCCCAGCCAACTTCTCTCCGGTCAAAACCCTCACCCTCGCCACCAACTCCACCCTCCTCTACGGCGGTTGCAGCGACGGGTACCTCCACTTCTGGCTCAAAGGCTGGTTCTCCGGCCAGCTCCAATACGGCGGCGCTCTGCAAGGCCACACCCATGCGATCATGTGTTTGGCAACCGTTGGAAAGTATGTGGTGAGTGGCTCTGCTGATTCCACCTGTCGCGTGTGGGCCAGGGATGAGGTTGATTGTCAGTTGCACACGTGTCTGGCAGTTTTGATTGGGCATCGGGGGCCGGTGAGATGCGTGGCGGCGTTTTTTGGTTCCGGGTCGGAAGAGGTGGTGGAGGAGGGTGACGGAGGTTGCACCATCTGTAGCGGAAGCCTTGATGGAGTTCTTAAGGTTTGGCGTGTGACGTGCACGACAAATGGAACGTAA